In Herpetosiphonaceae bacterium, a single genomic region encodes these proteins:
- a CDS encoding S8 family serine peptidase, giving the protein MHSPRYLFAVAALLLSTLLSTGIGQASQTAQSQAAPIRLKAATFTPARGEAPAIPPGLTRAGYAEGERGYYIVQFGGPVEQAWKDQVSAAGAELLDYIPDFAFKVRMNPAQARRVEQLGNVAWVGVFHPAYKLSPNLKRDGAQLYNVRVERGADAGQAAAAIARTSAQVIGRQGSYLVVAADAAQLDAIARVLDVAWVENFLLPEKHNQYGAGAIMGANTANASGYDGSTQTVAVADTGIGNGTTTGAHGDIPASRVTAVYNWVGVTDFCFQTIVDDGAQDVDSGHGTHVAGSVLSDGDASGANKGTAPAARLVFQATENWVRTSSFCKNFYGYMDDYYLTGLPADLRQLFQQAYDANARIHANSWGSAAAGDYTAYSANADDFIWNHRDMTITFSAGNEGIDANANGEIDNDSTGSPATAKNVITVGASENDRQGHYECDSSTTYTSRDTSYQSGQTCASMGFNNFLGTYGQRWGSDYPANPIASDPTAGNKEQMAAFSSRGPTDDGRIKPDVVAPGTWILSTYSDLHQEGYGDPLNPQNNAFQSDGWGMPVNGQYKYFGGTSMSNPLTAGAAAVVRDYYQKAHSVSASSALTKATLINSAVDLLDENNDGASDNDYPIPNVHEGWGRVNVAKATDGSLQFVEQTTGLSTNGTATYQANVTGGALLKVSLVWSDYASTEAATKNLVNDLDLTLTAPNGTIYRGNVFGGGWSATGGTADRTNNVENAYIQSAAAGTWTIQVRGYNVPNGAQPFALVVDGGALTTPPPPAPMHVGDLDATRALVSSRAWQATVTTTVHDASHGAIANATVTGSWSGGITGTGTCTTNASGQCSVTSGNISTKNASATFTVTNVTQASYTYQSSSNHDPDGDSNGTAITVARP; this is encoded by the coding sequence ATGCACTCCCCCCGTTACCTGTTCGCCGTGGCAGCCCTCTTGCTGTCGACCCTGTTGAGCACCGGCATCGGCCAGGCCAGCCAGACCGCCCAGAGTCAGGCGGCTCCGATCCGCCTGAAAGCCGCCACATTCACCCCTGCCCGTGGCGAAGCGCCCGCGATTCCCCCCGGCCTGACCCGCGCCGGATACGCTGAAGGCGAGCGCGGCTACTATATCGTGCAGTTCGGTGGTCCCGTCGAGCAGGCATGGAAAGATCAGGTCAGCGCCGCAGGCGCGGAGCTGCTGGACTATATCCCAGATTTCGCGTTCAAAGTCCGCATGAACCCGGCGCAGGCCCGCCGCGTCGAGCAGTTGGGCAACGTGGCCTGGGTTGGCGTGTTCCACCCGGCCTACAAGCTCAGCCCGAACCTCAAGCGCGACGGCGCTCAGCTCTACAACGTGCGTGTCGAGCGCGGCGCGGATGCCGGACAGGCTGCCGCCGCGATTGCTCGGACCAGCGCGCAGGTGATCGGACGCCAGGGCAGCTACCTCGTCGTCGCGGCGGACGCTGCGCAGCTCGACGCGATTGCGCGGGTGCTCGATGTCGCCTGGGTCGAGAACTTCTTGCTGCCTGAGAAGCACAACCAGTACGGCGCGGGCGCGATCATGGGCGCGAATACCGCCAACGCCAGCGGCTACGACGGCTCGACGCAGACCGTAGCGGTCGCCGACACCGGCATTGGCAACGGCACCACGACGGGCGCGCATGGCGATATTCCCGCCAGCCGTGTCACCGCAGTTTATAACTGGGTTGGCGTCACCGACTTCTGCTTCCAGACGATCGTCGACGACGGCGCGCAGGATGTCGATAGCGGTCACGGCACGCACGTGGCAGGCTCGGTGCTCAGTGACGGCGACGCCAGCGGCGCGAACAAGGGCACCGCTCCCGCAGCACGGCTCGTCTTCCAGGCCACCGAGAACTGGGTTCGCACGTCGTCGTTCTGCAAGAACTTCTACGGCTACATGGACGATTACTACCTGACGGGGCTGCCAGCCGATCTGCGCCAGCTCTTCCAGCAGGCGTACGACGCCAACGCGCGCATCCATGCCAACTCGTGGGGCAGCGCGGCGGCGGGCGACTACACCGCCTATAGCGCCAACGCCGACGATTTCATCTGGAATCATCGCGACATGACGATCACCTTCTCGGCGGGCAACGAGGGCATCGACGCCAATGCCAACGGTGAGATCGACAACGACTCGACCGGCTCACCGGCCACCGCCAAGAACGTGATCACCGTTGGCGCGAGCGAGAACGACCGCCAGGGTCACTACGAGTGCGACTCCAGCACGACCTACACCTCGCGCGATACCAGCTACCAGTCGGGCCAGACCTGCGCCAGCATGGGCTTCAATAACTTCCTGGGCACGTACGGCCAGCGCTGGGGCAGCGACTATCCCGCCAATCCGATCGCCAGCGACCCGACGGCAGGCAACAAAGAGCAGATGGCGGCCTTCTCCAGCCGTGGCCCGACCGACGACGGACGCATCAAGCCCGATGTTGTCGCCCCCGGCACCTGGATTCTCTCGACCTACTCCGACCTGCACCAGGAGGGCTACGGCGATCCGCTCAATCCGCAGAACAACGCTTTCCAGTCCGACGGCTGGGGCATGCCGGTCAACGGGCAGTACAAGTACTTCGGCGGCACCTCGATGTCGAACCCGCTGACGGCGGGCGCGGCGGCAGTGGTGCGCGACTACTACCAGAAGGCGCATAGCGTCAGCGCCAGCTCGGCCCTGACCAAGGCCACGCTGATCAACTCCGCCGTCGATCTGCTCGACGAGAACAACGACGGCGCGAGCGACAACGACTATCCGATTCCCAACGTCCACGAGGGCTGGGGCCGCGTCAACGTCGCCAAGGCGACCGACGGCAGCCTCCAGTTCGTCGAGCAGACGACCGGCCTGAGCACCAACGGCACCGCGACCTACCAGGCGAACGTCACAGGCGGCGCTCTGCTCAAAGTCTCGCTGGTCTGGAGCGACTACGCTTCGACCGAGGCCGCGACCAAGAATCTGGTCAACGACCTGGATCTGACGCTCACCGCGCCGAACGGCACGATCTATCGCGGCAACGTCTTCGGCGGCGGCTGGTCGGCAACCGGCGGCACGGCGGATCGCACCAACAACGTCGAGAATGCGTACATCCAGTCGGCGGCAGCCGGCACCTGGACGATCCAGGTACGCGGCTACAACGTGCCGAACGGCGCGCAGCCCTTTGCGCTGGTTGTCGACGGCGGCGCGCTCACCACACCGCCACCACCGGCCCCGATGCACGTCGGCGACCTCGACGCCACCCGCGCGCTCGTCAGCAGCCGCGCCTGGCAGGCTACCGTGACGACGACCGTCCACGATGCGAGCCACGGCGCAATCGCTAATGCGACTGTCACCGGCTCGTGGAGCGGCGGCATTACCGGCACCGGCACCTGCACGACGAACGCCTCCGGCCAGTGCAGCGTCACCAGCGGTAACATCTCGACCAAGAACGCCAGCGCGACGTTTACGGTAACGAATGTGACGCAGGCCTCGTACACCTACCAGTCGTCGAGCAACCACGATCCCGACGGCGACAGCAACGGCACGGCGATCACCGTCGCCAGGCCGTAG